Proteins encoded together in one Aurantiacibacter aquimixticola window:
- a CDS encoding IS1595 family transposase: MTKSPSASPDFSVREFFQRFPDEDACLEHIMAVRFGGTRFDCPKCGTVESTFHKLQKRRTYVCASCGHHVNPTAGTILENTRTPLVSWFYAIYLFCTTRHGVSGKELQRQLGVTYKTAYRIGQQIRDLMSKAQGFDALLTGHIELDEAYVGGRRSDGKRGRGAPGKTIVMGLAEREGRMRAVVIPDVKKNTLRDVVLQNVEAGATVSTDELYSYNLLTFDGYSHGAVKHGRKEYVWYDYQRGENFHVNTVEGFWKLFKASVRSTHVQISGKHMQRYLDEFTFRASNRHRVNGMFDLLVGAL, translated from the coding sequence ATGACGAAAAGCCCATCTGCCTCCCCTGATTTCAGTGTCCGCGAGTTCTTCCAGCGCTTCCCCGATGAAGACGCTTGCCTTGAGCACATCATGGCCGTTCGTTTCGGCGGCACCCGCTTTGACTGCCCGAAATGCGGCACCGTCGAAAGCACGTTCCACAAGCTGCAAAAGCGCCGCACCTACGTTTGCGCTTCTTGCGGCCACCATGTGAACCCCACCGCTGGCACCATCCTAGAGAACACTCGCACACCGCTCGTTTCGTGGTTCTATGCAATCTATCTGTTCTGCACGACGCGCCACGGTGTGAGCGGCAAGGAACTGCAACGCCAGCTTGGCGTGACCTATAAGACTGCCTATCGCATCGGCCAGCAAATCCGCGATCTTATGAGCAAGGCGCAGGGCTTTGACGCGCTCCTGACTGGCCACATCGAGCTGGACGAGGCCTACGTCGGCGGTCGCCGCTCTGATGGCAAGCGCGGTCGCGGCGCTCCCGGCAAAACGATTGTCATGGGCCTTGCGGAGCGCGAAGGCCGTATGCGCGCTGTAGTCATTCCCGATGTGAAGAAAAACACGCTGCGCGATGTGGTGCTGCAAAACGTGGAGGCGGGCGCTACCGTCTCGACGGACGAACTCTACAGCTACAATTTACTGACCTTCGATGGCTACTCGCACGGCGCTGTGAAGCACGGTCGCAAGGAATATGTGTGGTATGACTATCAGCGTGGCGAGAACTTCCACGTCAACACGGTTGAGGGCTTCTGGAAGCTGTTCAAGGCTTCGGTGCGGTCAACGCACGTGCAGATCAGCGGAAAGCACATGCAGCGCTATCTGGACGAATTCACTTTCCGCGCTTCGAACCGCCACCGCGTGAACGGGATGTTTGACCTTCTGGTTGGGGCGCTGTGA
- a CDS encoding serine O-acetyltransferase has product MKSLLSSFVEASPLLSSIYRRYLGDREARLAHAIERMQRHISAGRYGKARRIQKCVELRFGVAISAEARIGKNLQMPHPIGVVIGRGAEIGDNVKIFQNVTIGRKKEACPKIGSGSILYSSSIVIGNIEIGENCIIGANSVVTKSVPSHTTVAGNPARVIVKSGRGP; this is encoded by the coding sequence ATGAAATCTCTGCTCAGCAGCTTCGTCGAGGCGTCCCCGCTTCTGTCATCGATATACCGTCGCTATTTGGGCGATCGGGAAGCGAGGCTCGCGCATGCCATAGAACGCATGCAGCGCCATATTTCTGCGGGTCGGTATGGAAAGGCGCGGCGCATACAGAAATGCGTCGAACTGCGGTTCGGAGTGGCCATCTCAGCGGAGGCTCGCATCGGCAAGAACCTGCAGATGCCTCATCCTATCGGCGTCGTTATCGGGAGAGGGGCAGAAATCGGCGACAACGTAAAAATCTTCCAGAACGTTACGATAGGAAGAAAAAAGGAAGCTTGTCCGAAGATTGGGTCAGGCAGCATATTGTACTCGAGCAGCATCGTCATCGGCAATATCGAGATCGGCGAAAATTGCATCATCGGCGCGAACAGTGTCGTAACGAAAAGCGTCCCCTCTCACACAACCGTTGCAGGGAACCCAGCGAGAGTGATTGTCAAATCCGGACGGGGCCCGTGA
- a CDS encoding ATP-grasp domain-containing protein has translation MVAIDDGGGRVKIIILKLDSEKKEWAGGTRTGLSYVEMYEKILSENAIPFQTVRFGQEDFWEQALSATHFIARFKGYEPDLSIGHSILPPLEAAGVKCLPEYDGFRFCGDKLRIAAFYAANDIDAPRTDAVFSMEDVERWKAERGFFPVVGKLRHGASSINVEMIHDAAQLDRIAERLFTARMVDGRMDPGVTQILEDALLRRPAVPNTGLLLQEFAPGNDGDHRVTTIGDRAFYFKRSNRPGDFRASGSGIFDYDPDKADKELIAKSFEISKRFGFSMMAYDYLTQPRPMLVEMNYAAVGAAIAGAPGYFTPEGKFVSHDNRPPQWYQLVDFLELPDLKTP, from the coding sequence ATGGTCGCGATTGATGATGGTGGTGGACGCGTGAAAATAATCATCCTCAAGCTCGACAGCGAAAAGAAGGAATGGGCAGGCGGCACGCGGACTGGCCTTTCCTACGTCGAGATGTACGAAAAGATCCTGAGCGAGAACGCTATCCCGTTTCAGACGGTGCGGTTCGGGCAGGAGGATTTCTGGGAGCAGGCGCTTTCCGCAACTCATTTCATCGCCCGTTTCAAGGGTTACGAGCCGGACCTCAGCATCGGCCATTCGATCCTTCCGCCGCTTGAAGCGGCTGGGGTGAAGTGTTTGCCTGAGTATGATGGCTTCCGGTTTTGCGGAGATAAATTGCGCATCGCGGCATTTTATGCTGCCAACGATATCGATGCGCCGCGCACCGATGCTGTGTTCAGCATGGAAGACGTCGAGCGCTGGAAAGCCGAACGCGGCTTCTTTCCCGTTGTCGGCAAGCTGCGTCACGGTGCATCGTCAATTAATGTTGAGATGATCCACGATGCTGCGCAACTTGACCGTATTGCAGAGCGCCTGTTTACGGCGCGTATGGTCGATGGGCGGATGGATCCGGGTGTCACTCAAATACTCGAGGATGCACTGCTTCGTCGTCCTGCCGTACCAAACACGGGGCTGCTCCTTCAGGAATTCGCTCCCGGCAATGATGGCGATCACCGGGTAACAACCATTGGTGATCGTGCATTTTACTTTAAGCGCAGCAACCGCCCGGGCGATTTTCGCGCGAGCGGGAGTGGTATTTTCGATTACGACCCGGACAAAGCGGACAAGGAATTGATTGCAAAATCTTTCGAGATTTCGAAGCGCTTCGGCTTTTCAATGATGGCGTATGATTACCTGACACAGCCACGCCCGATGCTTGTCGAAATGAACTATGCCGCCGTTGGCGCTGCGATTGCTGGCGCGCCGGGCTACTTCACACCGGAGGGCAAATTTGTGTCGCACGACAATCGCCCCCCGCAATGGTATCAACTGGTCGATTTTTTGGAACTTCCCGACCTGAAAACGCCTTGA
- a CDS encoding glycosyl hydrolase family 28-related protein: MVIFDRNFRTAFAATLLATAFQSSPTLAAQLDIREFGARADDGRDDSAAIERALRRARPGDTVRIPTGVFDVSRAVRMSSGVTLAGQGCGRSVLRRTGQSGQIMFRFEGVQSAAVRGIEFSYNGAPQFYRAIGFRGRGSSNITVSDNCFFERNFRGGRGDRWAIELSATDSPSRNITITGNEVRGNVQLTAGGGAGVIGARIAYNRVINARANAIAISTLGDRVEFRDIAITNNTIETPTAIGVFIGPDQPSAAGGRFSNITIANNRITGFRNRYTYGIFLRAPIDGMSSVTITGNEIDGRGSAEPIAIRLLDDHGRGTRRFSDVRICSNAARNVGRGVWLQRVFGARLADNRMQTSRPLIAASDENRDIVTTDRC, encoded by the coding sequence ATGGTCATTTTCGACAGAAACTTTCGTACGGCATTTGCCGCAACCCTGCTCGCGACGGCGTTTCAATCGTCACCCACACTGGCCGCGCAGCTCGACATTCGCGAATTCGGTGCGCGCGCGGATGACGGCCGCGACGATAGCGCCGCGATAGAGCGCGCCTTGCGACGAGCTCGTCCGGGCGACACGGTCAGGATCCCCACAGGTGTTTTCGACGTATCAAGGGCAGTTCGTATGTCTTCTGGCGTCACGCTCGCGGGGCAGGGATGCGGCAGATCGGTATTGCGGCGCACAGGTCAGTCCGGTCAGATCATGTTTCGATTCGAAGGTGTCCAGAGCGCCGCAGTTCGCGGAATCGAATTTTCGTATAACGGCGCGCCGCAATTCTACCGTGCCATCGGGTTTCGTGGACGCGGATCATCGAATATCACGGTGTCTGACAATTGTTTTTTCGAACGCAATTTTCGCGGCGGACGTGGCGATCGCTGGGCAATCGAACTTTCCGCTACTGACTCGCCGAGCCGCAACATCACGATCACGGGAAATGAAGTCCGCGGCAATGTGCAGTTGACCGCGGGCGGCGGGGCCGGAGTGATTGGTGCGCGGATTGCCTATAATCGTGTCATTAACGCGCGCGCGAACGCTATTGCCATTTCGACGCTCGGCGATCGTGTCGAATTCCGCGACATCGCGATCACCAACAACACTATTGAAACGCCAACCGCGATCGGAGTGTTTATCGGCCCTGACCAACCTTCGGCGGCGGGCGGTCGATTCAGCAACATAACGATTGCAAACAATCGGATAACCGGATTTCGTAATCGGTACACGTATGGCATTTTCCTGCGGGCTCCGATCGATGGAATGTCGTCGGTGACGATCACTGGAAATGAGATAGACGGCCGTGGGTCGGCGGAGCCGATCGCAATCCGTTTGCTAGACGATCACGGTAGAGGCACGCGGCGCTTCAGTGATGTGCGCATATGTTCCAATGCCGCTCGCAATGTGGGCCGCGGCGTCTGGCTGCAGCGCGTCTTCGGCGCACGTCTTGCGGACAATCGGATGCAAACGTCGAGACCGCTCATCGCTGCGAGTGACGAGAATCGCGATATCGTGACGACCGATCGCTGCTAA